From a single Methanofollis sp. W23 genomic region:
- a CDS encoding polymer-forming cytoskeletal protein, producing the protein MKVYQRGDTYIAPKGSFFDGNIYIPGNFIVPAETHIWGRLDVDGCLELGPLSTVGDDVTCGSGVIGPGVRIKGVLSSAGTLTISDRAEIHGVNAQGDIILRPGADVGEVRSEATIYVYGKIASTKLTGKNVKVMGN; encoded by the coding sequence ATGAAGGTCTATCAGCGCGGGGACACCTATATTGCACCAAAAGGATCTTTTTTTGACGGAAATATCTATATCCCTGGAAATTTTATCGTCCCTGCTGAGACGCATATCTGGGGCCGCCTCGATGTCGACGGCTGTCTCGAACTCGGGCCTCTCTCGACCGTCGGCGACGACGTCACCTGCGGCTCAGGGGTCATCGGTCCAGGGGTGCGGATCAAGGGGGTGCTCTCGTCGGCCGGCACGCTCACCATCTCTGACCGGGCGGAGATCCATGGCGTCAATGCCCAGGGGGACATCATCCTCAGGCCAGGGGCGGACGTCGGCGAGGTGAGGAGCGAGGCCACCATCTATGTCTACGGCAAGATCGCCTCGACCAAACTCACTGGCAAGAACGTGAAGGTGATGGGGAATTAG
- a CDS encoding gamma carbonic anhydrase family protein — MNHNLRIGDEVFIAENATVLGDVTLGERAAVWFGAVVRGDRDRIVIGADSNIQDNAVVHGSTGHPSIIGERVSVGHGAIIHGCTISDEVLVGMGAIVMNGAVVGEGSIIGAGAVVTEGKVVPPGSVVLGVPGKVVKEVDPEQREHIRENARVYVELAGRYRRG; from the coding sequence CCACGGTACTCGGGGACGTCACCCTCGGCGAGAGAGCGGCGGTCTGGTTCGGCGCCGTCGTGAGGGGCGACCGGGACCGGATCGTCATCGGCGCCGACTCCAACATCCAGGACAACGCCGTCGTCCACGGCAGCACCGGTCACCCGAGCATCATCGGCGAACGGGTCTCGGTCGGGCATGGCGCCATTATCCATGGGTGCACCATCTCAGACGAGGTGCTTGTCGGGATGGGGGCGATCGTGATGAACGGGGCGGTCGTCGGAGAAGGTTCGATCATCGGCGCCGGCGCGGTGGTCACCGAAGGCAAGGTCGTCCCGCCGGGTTCCGTGGTCCTCGGCGTCCCAGGCAAGGTCGTCAAGGAGGTCGACCCTGAGCAGCGCGAGCACATCAGGGAGAATGCACGTGTCTATGTCGAATTGGCCGGGAGGTATAGGCGTGGCTGA
- a CDS encoding DUF116 domain-containing protein codes for MSTMFLSSPLWTPLMTLIGEITVLIFIGMFVGAIIVMTIATFSVRNGEFYFPRLMKSGMVLLEGMIKGICKFFGFDDKDLVTFFIRLHNTMNMKTFGETPVKKRAIFLPQCLRAGDCPARLTPEGLVCRRCKRCAIGSEIDAYEAMGYRVFIVPGSTFIKRMVKQYHPEAVIGVGCLMEIKEGLELCDRIGLIGMGVVTLKDGCVETVLDWNDLTEIAEIGLGSESVPGNT; via the coding sequence ATGTCAACCATGTTTCTCTCAAGCCCGCTCTGGACGCCGTTGATGACGCTGATCGGCGAGATCACGGTCCTTATCTTCATCGGGATGTTCGTCGGGGCGATTATTGTCATGACCATTGCCACGTTCTCGGTCAGGAACGGAGAGTTTTACTTCCCGCGGTTGATGAAGAGCGGGATGGTCCTGCTTGAGGGAATGATCAAGGGGATCTGCAAGTTCTTCGGGTTCGACGACAAGGACCTGGTCACCTTTTTCATCAGGCTCCACAACACCATGAACATGAAGACGTTCGGGGAGACACCGGTGAAAAAGCGGGCGATCTTCCTGCCCCAGTGCCTGAGGGCAGGGGACTGCCCGGCCCGCCTTACCCCTGAAGGTCTGGTCTGTCGCCGGTGCAAACGGTGCGCCATCGGGTCTGAGATCGATGCATATGAAGCGATGGGCTACCGGGTCTTCATCGTGCCTGGTTCGACATTTATCAAGCGGATGGTAAAGCAGTACCATCCTGAGGCGGTCATCGGGGTCGGGTGCCTGATGGAGATCAAAGAGGGGCTCGAACTCTGCGACCGGATCGGGCTCATCGGGATGGGCGTGGTCACCCTCAAGGACGGGTGCGTCGAGACCGTCCTCGACTGGAACGACCTCACCGAGATCGCAGAGATCGGACTTGGCTCTGAGAGTGTCCCAGGGAATACTTGA
- the mtnA gene encoding S-methyl-5-thioribose-1-phosphate isomerase, producing the protein MIPRTIARKGEGIVFIDQTLLPEHLEMVECTDLERLARAIRRLEVRGAPALGIAGAYGVAMAAMQSEAAEMEGFLAEAVNAAEFLRATRPTAVNLGWGIDRVLAAAGAAESVGAAKEAAVVEADRIAAEDEATCRAIGSHGAALIPDGARVLTHCNAGGLACSTWGTALGVVRSAVEAGKKVSVTACETRPLLQGGRLTAFELAEDGIPVRVITDSTAAFLMRKGEIDCVVVGADRITRDVAFNKIGTYMHAVCARHHGIPFYVAAPRSTFDQVLGEDEVEIEERDEEEIAVFNGRRTVREGVRCTNYAFDATPLDLVSGIITEEGVLRPPFDPMP; encoded by the coding sequence GTGATCCCGCGGACCATCGCCCGCAAGGGTGAGGGAATCGTCTTTATCGACCAGACTCTCCTCCCTGAACACCTGGAGATGGTGGAGTGTACTGATCTCGAACGCCTGGCGAGGGCGATCAGGCGGCTCGAGGTGCGGGGGGCGCCGGCCCTCGGGATCGCCGGGGCTTACGGGGTCGCCATGGCCGCAATGCAGAGCGAGGCCGCCGAGATGGAAGGGTTCCTCGCCGAGGCCGTCAATGCCGCCGAGTTCCTGAGGGCGACGCGCCCGACTGCGGTGAACCTGGGCTGGGGGATCGACCGGGTGCTCGCCGCCGCCGGGGCGGCAGAATCGGTCGGAGCCGCAAAGGAGGCGGCGGTCGTCGAGGCCGACCGCATCGCCGCCGAGGACGAGGCGACCTGTCGGGCGATCGGGAGCCATGGGGCGGCGCTCATCCCTGACGGCGCACGGGTGCTCACTCACTGCAATGCCGGGGGCCTGGCCTGCTCGACCTGGGGGACGGCGCTCGGGGTCGTCCGCTCGGCGGTCGAGGCCGGCAAAAAAGTCTCGGTCACGGCGTGCGAGACGCGGCCGCTCCTGCAGGGGGGGCGTCTCACCGCCTTCGAACTCGCAGAGGACGGGATCCCGGTGCGGGTGATCACCGATTCGACCGCGGCGTTCCTGATGCGCAAAGGCGAGATCGACTGCGTGGTCGTGGGGGCCGACCGGATCACCCGCGATGTGGCCTTCAACAAGATCGGGACCTACATGCACGCGGTCTGCGCCCGCCACCACGGGATCCCCTTCTATGTGGCGGCGCCGCGCTCGACCTTTGACCAGGTGCTGGGCGAGGACGAGGTGGAGATCGAGGAGCGCGACGAGGAGGAGATCGCGGTCTTCAATGGCAGGCGGACGGTGCGGGAAGGCGTGCGGTGCACCAACTACGCCTTCGACGCCACGCCTCTCGACCTGGTGAGCGGGATCATCACCGAGGAGGGGGTGTTGAGGCCGCCCTTCGATCCGATGCCTTGA
- a CDS encoding geranylgeranylglycerol-phosphate geranylgeranyltransferase, producing MHGYLAITRPVNSVVAGLAGVLGYLIATGTVRPEAAFLIGIIALVTAAGNTINDYCDAEIDAVNRPDRPVPSGAVSRRGALVYAALLFTGGVVLAFFTNVLCLGIAVFNSVLLVLYAVRLKGTPFLGNLAVAYLSSSIFLFGGALAGPAGLAANLPVAGVTLLAMLAREVLKDAEDVEGDRAGGARTLPMILGVPRSVGLALGFALAAAVLSMLPVFRWWGLPYLLAIGALNLLVFVRSAGVRECATPACVRDSRVTSTLKKGMFLSLLVFTAAAVIY from the coding sequence ATGCACGGCTATCTTGCGATCACCCGCCCGGTCAACTCGGTCGTCGCCGGGCTCGCCGGGGTGCTCGGTTACCTCATCGCCACCGGCACGGTCAGGCCTGAGGCGGCGTTCCTCATCGGGATCATCGCCCTTGTCACCGCCGCAGGCAACACCATCAACGACTACTGCGACGCCGAGATCGACGCCGTCAACCGCCCTGACCGCCCCGTACCTTCGGGTGCGGTCTCCAGGCGCGGGGCGCTCGTCTATGCCGCGCTCCTCTTTACCGGCGGCGTCGTCCTGGCGTTCTTCACCAACGTTCTCTGTCTTGGGATCGCCGTCTTCAACTCGGTGCTCCTGGTGCTCTACGCCGTGCGCCTCAAGGGTACTCCCTTTCTTGGCAACCTCGCCGTCGCCTACCTCTCGTCCTCGATCTTCCTCTTCGGCGGGGCGCTCGCCGGGCCCGCGGGGCTTGCCGCCAACCTCCCGGTGGCAGGGGTCACCCTCCTCGCCATGCTTGCCCGCGAGGTGCTCAAAGACGCCGAGGACGTCGAGGGCGACCGCGCCGGCGGGGCCCGGACTCTCCCGATGATCCTCGGGGTGCCCAGGTCGGTCGGGCTTGCCCTCGGCTTCGCCCTTGCGGCCGCCGTCCTCTCGATGCTCCCGGTCTTCCGGTGGTGGGGCCTCCCGTACCTCCTTGCCATCGGCGCCCTCAACCTTCTCGTCTTCGTCAGGTCGGCGGGGGTGCGCGAGTGCGCCACGCCGGCCTGTGTCCGCGACTCCCGCGTCACCTCGACCCTGAAGAAAGGGATGTTCCTCTCGTTGCTGGTCTTCACCGCCGCCGCGGTGATATACTGA
- a CDS encoding CoB--CoM heterodisulfide reductase iron-sulfur subunit A family protein, with protein sequence MADVVVVGGGITGIQAALDLANHGVKVHLVEREPTIGGHMAMLDKTFPTNDCSMCILSPKMVDVERHPLVTLHTCTEVVGVEGEVGDFTVRLLRHPRYIDEKECNGCGDCTEVCPVEVYNRFDAGIGVRKAVYKPMPQAVPNITVRDAEHCIDCGLCYEACGKDAVLRDDEDHEEETEVHAAAVVITTGYATFDPSRKPNLRYLQLPDVVTNLEFERMINASGPTKGELRRLSNGAVPESIAFLQCVGSRDMQIDRPYCSCVCCMAAVKNAILIKEHHPGTEVTVLYMDLRAYGKGYEEYFERAKAMGVRFLRGMPGEIAARDGGLELMVEDTESEEVEYLHPDLVILSVGMQPPAGAEELAGRLGITLEPTGFVHIKDEKMNTVSTLRPGIYVAGTAVAPKDIPDCVAMAGAAAMRAYQDTRKVGA encoded by the coding sequence GTGGCTGACGTGGTCGTGGTCGGCGGCGGGATCACCGGGATCCAGGCCGCTCTCGACCTTGCGAATCATGGAGTGAAGGTCCACCTCGTCGAGCGCGAACCGACGATCGGCGGGCATATGGCCATGCTCGACAAGACCTTCCCGACGAACGACTGCTCGATGTGCATCCTCTCCCCCAAGATGGTCGACGTCGAGCGCCACCCGCTCGTCACCCTCCATACCTGCACCGAGGTCGTCGGGGTCGAGGGCGAGGTCGGGGACTTCACGGTCCGCCTCCTCCGCCACCCCCGCTATATCGACGAGAAGGAGTGCAATGGCTGCGGCGACTGCACCGAGGTCTGCCCGGTCGAGGTCTACAACCGGTTCGACGCCGGGATCGGGGTGCGCAAGGCGGTATACAAACCAATGCCCCAGGCCGTCCCGAACATCACGGTGAGGGACGCCGAGCACTGCATCGACTGCGGGCTCTGCTACGAGGCCTGCGGCAAGGACGCCGTGCTCAGGGACGACGAGGACCACGAGGAAGAGACCGAGGTCCATGCCGCCGCGGTGGTGATCACCACGGGCTACGCCACCTTCGACCCTTCGCGGAAGCCCAATCTCCGGTACCTCCAGCTCCCCGACGTCGTGACCAACCTCGAGTTCGAGCGGATGATCAACGCGAGCGGCCCGACGAAGGGCGAACTCCGCCGGCTCTCGAACGGGGCGGTGCCGGAGAGCATCGCCTTCCTCCAGTGCGTGGGGTCGCGGGACATGCAGATCGACCGTCCGTACTGTTCCTGCGTCTGCTGTATGGCGGCGGTCAAGAACGCCATCCTGATCAAGGAGCACCATCCAGGGACCGAGGTGACCGTGCTGTACATGGACCTCAGGGCCTATGGGAAGGGCTACGAGGAATATTTCGAACGGGCCAAGGCGATGGGCGTTCGGTTCCTGCGCGGGATGCCAGGCGAGATCGCCGCCAGGGACGGCGGGCTCGAGTTGATGGTCGAGGACACGGAGAGCGAGGAGGTCGAGTACCTCCACCCAGACCTTGTCATCCTCTCAGTCGGGATGCAGCCCCCGGCAGGGGCCGAGGAACTGGCCGGGCGGCTCGGGATCACCCTGGAGCCGACCGGGTTTGTGCATATCAAGGACGAGAAGATGAACACGGTCTCGACGCTCAGGCCCGGGATCTATGTGGCCGGGACGGCGGTCGCCCCGAAAGATATCCCTGACTGCGTGGCGATGGCCGGGGCGGCGGCGATGCGGGCCTACCAGGACACGCGCAAGGTGGGAGCGTGA